Below is a genomic region from Syntrophorhabdales bacterium.
GACCGAAGGTAGAGCGAAAGCTTGTAGTGGATGTTCTGCGGCTTATAAAACTCGTTATAAATCCTTAGATTCATCCACCTTTTGTAGGGAAGGATGTCATCAACCTTGCAGACTGCGTGAGCAGCAGGCGACCTGCCCTGCTGAAACGGGTCGTGATGGCTGTAATAGCGCACCCATCTCTCATGATACCCTGGGTTTATACCCACTCCGGTCATGCTATCATTGTCGATTGCCCGGAGCTCCCGGTCACCAAGAAAAAATACCGCCCCTTCCGCCCGAAAAGCCTTTCGCAAACAGCCAAGCACCTCTGTTCGCATTTCAGAAAGACTCACGTGACAATTGGCTGAATGAATGATGTTGAAGATATCTTGCAAATCTTCGTTGGCAAGAGCACCCAGATCTTTGTTTGCCGGTAAAGACATTTTTCTGTGCTCAGTATATCTGCGAAACAATGCCCTGTCAATGATTGAAAATCACTGTTTTCAGGTATGGTTACAGGTTGAGAACTTTGCTACGATTTTGGAGAAAATCAGATAGAACCGTTAAGGATCGAATGGAGGTCTACTCATGGCCAATGAAGCGGGCAAGTGGTTCACGGATAAGTTCTGGGTAACCGAGTTCAATTTCCTTCCTGAAGTGCGAGCACAGCTATCGGCTCCGGAGAAGGTCCGGATTCATGACGTAACTCTGAGAGAAGCTGAGCAGGCGCCCCATGTGGTTCTCAAAGCCGATGAAAAGCTCAGAATTTATGAAGCACTGGATGACATGGGAGTATACAGCGTCGAGCTGCTACCCATAATTTCAGATGATGATCGGGAAGTGGCCAGAGAACTGGTGAAGATGCGTCGTGGCGGGCGCAAAACCAAAATCGTTTTTCTCAGCAGATGGGACGAGAAGGAGGTCGATTTCGCGCTCGAGAACGGGGCGGACGGCATTGTGGTCGAATGTCCTGGTTCACCCTGGTTTGGACAGGTCGTCTGGGGTCTCGATGAAAACCAGATGATACAGAAACTGGTCAGGGCCGCTGCACATGCCAAGAAGAACGGTATGTACACGTCCGTCATGCCCTGGGAGGCAACCAAGGCGCCACTTCAGTTCCTGGAGAGAATGTACAAGAGTGTCGTCAACGATGCCGGTGTGGATGAAGTGACCTATACGGATACCATGGGTATGGCGCTGCCCTGGACCACAATGCACATGGTGAAGAAGGTGCGTGAATGGGTGCCGGGCGTTTCCATAGCGATGCATGCACATAACGACTTCGGCCTCGCGACTGCAGTCATGCTCTCAGGAGTGGCGGCAGGCGCATCGACCGTGCACACTTCCATCAACGCTCTCGGAGAAAGAGCGGGGAATGCTGCCACTGAAGAAGTGGTGATAGGACTGGAACTGCTTCTCGGTGTTGACACAGGAGTAAAACTTGACCGCATCTATCCCACAACCCGGCTCGTCTCAGAGATAGCGAAGATACCCGTTCCCATGAACAAGCCGGTCACAGGAGATAACGAGTTTACTTACGAATCAGGGATGGTCGTTGATATGGCCTTGCGCATGAGCAAATCTGAGAGGCCTTACTCCACCATGCCGTTTTCACCGCAACTGATCGGCCGCAAAGGTTTTAACGTGATCCTGGGAAAGATGAGCGGAGGGACCAGCATTAAGAAAAAGCTGGAGGACCGCGGTCTCACCGCCACAAAAGAGCAGGTAGCTGAGATGGTAGAACGGGTCAAACGCGAGGCTATAGCCCGAAAATGGTCAATCCCTGATGACGTATTTGAAAGAATCGCAGCAGAAGTCCTGGCTGAAAAATGAGCGAATTTCATTTTCATGCGAGATTGTGTTATTTCTACCAGATGTCTGGTATGATGGATGATCGGCTGTAACTGACAAAATAAGGGCACGCGGCCTGACATTGTGGGGGGTTATTTTGGAAAAACTCATCATCACTGCAGCTGTGGCAGGCGCCCTGACCACCAGGCAACACAACCCAAACTTGCCTCACACGCCCGAAGAAATAGCCCGGGCAGCCATCGACAGCTGCAAGGCAGGCGCCAGTGTGGTCCACCTGCACGCCCGGGACCCTGTGACCGGTCATCCGCTTCAGAAGGCAGAACTTTTCGCAAAGATTATCCGCATTATCAGAAGCGAATGTGACATTGTGATCAATACCAGTACAGGGGGAGGACCCGGCATCGCACTGGAAGACAGAATCGGCATCATTCCCGAGCTGGCAACTGATCCGGAAGTGAAACCGGAAATGGCCTCTCTCAACTGCGGCTC
It encodes:
- a CDS encoding helix-turn-helix transcriptional regulator, whose amino-acid sequence is MSLPANKDLGALANEDLQDIFNIIHSANCHVSLSEMRTEVLGCLRKAFRAEGAVFFLGDRELRAIDNDSMTGVGINPGYHERWVRYYSHHDPFQQGRSPAAHAVCKVDDILPYKRWMNLRIYNEFYKPQNIHYKLSLYLRSSEKILGLIGMFRSKEQRDFSQSDLAKARILVPHLTAAVDNALRFKELMSTTHDLKEYHLTKREIDVIRCVCQGLTNDEIGKRLYISRFTVETHLKNVFDKTGVKHRAGLAGLLPSL